A DNA window from Tenuifilaceae bacterium CYCD contains the following coding sequences:
- a CDS encoding aromatic acid decarboxylase has protein sequence MPQKTIIAVTGASGAVYAKRLIETLQQRSDQFAEIALIFSENGSKVWEYELGSPGLFSKPVMVYDNADMFAPVASGSAAYSTMIVVPCTMGTLGRIAAGTSPDLICRAADVMLKERRKLILVPRELPYSLIHIENMRTVTLAGGIILPASPSFYSIPKCIDDLVLTVVNRILDIAGIETEHYRWGDE, from the coding sequence ATGCCACAAAAAACAATAATTGCAGTTACTGGAGCAAGTGGTGCAGTATACGCTAAGAGGTTAATTGAGACTCTACAGCAGCGGTCGGATCAATTTGCTGAAATTGCCCTAATTTTTTCTGAAAATGGCAGTAAGGTTTGGGAGTACGAGTTGGGTTCTCCTGGATTGTTCTCCAAGCCAGTAATGGTTTACGACAATGCTGATATGTTTGCACCAGTGGCTTCGGGCTCTGCTGCATATAGTACCATGATTGTTGTTCCGTGTACTATGGGGACACTTGGCCGAATTGCAGCCGGAACAAGTCCCGATTTGATTTGCCGTGCAGCAGATGTAATGCTAAAGGAACGTCGGAAATTGATTCTTGTACCTCGGGAACTTCCGTATAGTTTGATACATATTGAAAATATGCGAACGGTTACACTTGCTGGTGGAATAATTTTACCCGCCAGCCCCTCATTTTATAGCATTCCTAAATGTATTGATGATTTGGTTTTAACAGTGGTGAATAGAATTCTAGACATTGCAGGGATTGAAACTGAGCATTATCGATGGGGAGATGAATAG
- a CDS encoding ferredoxin--NADP(+) reductase encodes MKSWSDIEHSKQRVISNERIAPGSHLLKLHRNHKFIAGQVIALGISAEIEPRLYSIASAENDDLITILYSEKAEGALTPMLSNLKTGDTLLVSKPFGTFTAVKDNAVFVATGTGIAPFMSMLLSNKVNHATVIHGASYPEFFYFSEYLHSTLGERYIRCCSRCMPGCLYVGRVTKFLKEWDALSPNKNYYLCGSAEMVVETRDILISRGVSTAKINSEIYF; translated from the coding sequence ATGAAGAGTTGGTCCGATATTGAGCACAGCAAACAACGAGTAATTTCTAACGAAAGAATTGCTCCGGGTTCGCATCTTTTAAAACTCCATCGTAACCATAAATTTATAGCAGGACAGGTTATTGCTTTAGGTATCAGCGCTGAAATAGAGCCTCGCTTGTACAGCATTGCATCGGCCGAAAACGACGATTTAATAACAATTCTTTACAGCGAAAAAGCAGAAGGAGCATTAACCCCCATGCTATCCAATCTTAAAACTGGCGACACATTGCTAGTTTCCAAACCTTTTGGAACATTCACAGCTGTCAAGGACAATGCCGTATTTGTTGCCACCGGAACAGGCATTGCTCCATTTATGTCGATGTTACTGTCCAATAAAGTAAATCACGCCACAGTTATTCATGGCGCATCATATCCGGAATTCTTTTACTTTTCGGAATATTTACATTCTACTCTTGGTGAAAGATACATTAGATGTTGTTCGCGTTGCATGCCGGGATGTTTATATGTAGGCCGGGTTACTAAGTTCTTGAAAGAATGGGATGCCCTTAGCCCCAATAAAAATTACTATCTTTGTGGCAGTGCCGAAATGGTTGTTGAAACTCGTGATATTCTCATATCTAGAGGTGTATCTACTGCAAAAATCAATTCGGAAATCTATTTTTAA
- the rlmN_1 gene encoding putative dual-specificity RNA methyltransferase RlmN: MSLIPLYGKTRTELAELVIAEGLPKFSATQIADWLYRKDVDSIDQMSNLSKKVREQLSEKYTLGLIAPDQVSESTDGTKKYLFPTGNNKFVEAAYIPESDRATLCVSSQAGCKMGCLFCMTGKQGFQGQLTSGEILNQLRSIPEFRNVTNIVYMGMGEPFDNLDSVLKSTEILTSDWGMGWSPKRITVSSVGLIPALRKFMEQSNCHLAISLHTPFEEERKMLMPIQNVYPIADVVAEIRKVFKGGQRRVSFEYIMFDGINDTPKHVKEMAKLLSGLECRVNLIRFHTIPDSPLRGTSDAKMLEFRDALTSKGIFTTIRSSRGQDIQAACGLLSTKALIEKNNLLFFSHKFFTNIV; this comes from the coding sequence ATGTCATTAATCCCACTTTACGGAAAAACACGAACCGAATTAGCAGAATTAGTTATTGCTGAAGGACTCCCAAAATTTTCAGCAACCCAAATCGCCGATTGGCTATACCGTAAGGACGTGGATTCTATCGATCAAATGTCAAATTTGTCGAAGAAGGTACGCGAACAACTTTCGGAAAAGTACACCCTCGGGTTGATTGCTCCTGATCAGGTATCGGAATCGACAGATGGAACAAAGAAGTATTTATTCCCTACTGGAAATAACAAGTTTGTTGAGGCAGCTTACATTCCCGAATCCGACAGGGCAACACTTTGCGTTTCGTCACAGGCAGGCTGTAAAATGGGCTGTTTGTTCTGCATGACAGGTAAGCAAGGGTTTCAGGGTCAACTCACATCCGGCGAAATTCTCAACCAACTGCGAAGTATTCCTGAGTTTAGGAATGTTACCAACATTGTATACATGGGAATGGGAGAGCCGTTCGATAACCTAGATAGTGTGCTAAAAAGCACTGAGATTCTAACATCGGATTGGGGAATGGGCTGGAGCCCTAAGCGTATTACAGTTTCATCGGTTGGGCTAATCCCTGCACTACGAAAGTTTATGGAGCAAAGCAATTGCCACCTAGCAATTAGTTTGCACACGCCGTTCGAAGAGGAGCGTAAAATGCTAATGCCAATACAGAATGTTTATCCAATCGCAGATGTAGTGGCTGAAATCCGAAAAGTTTTCAAAGGTGGTCAGCGCAGGGTTTCCTTTGAGTACATAATGTTCGATGGTATTAACGATACCCCAAAGCATGTCAAGGAAATGGCTAAACTCTTGAGTGGATTAGAGTGCCGGGTAAATCTGATACGTTTTCATACAATCCCTGACTCGCCCCTACGAGGAACTTCTGATGCAAAAATGCTAGAGTTTAGGGATGCATTAACCTCGAAAGGGATTTTTACAACCATTCGATCATCGCGTGGACAGGATATACAGGCCGCTTGTGGGCTTCTATCCACAAAAGCACTTATTGAAAAAAATAATCTTTTGTTTTTTTCACATAAATTCTTCACGAATATCGTTTAA
- a CDS encoding serine/threonine protein kinase, producing MKKITFLSVFLIVTVACKAQQPSESVSKFAFDFYKYVSKDKSENVVFAPFSLTPAFGMVALGAKAETEKQMSQVFYFPVNEPSFHTAMGKLQSKIQKDAGSAVDICITNRVWMEETFKVNRQYKKLLQKSYNAKVALTSFIAQPDPSRVKINKAIEADTKNYIKDLLPEGSITDLTRLVLTNAIYFKGKWEKEFDPKKTTQREFTLSTGETIKCATMFVEDSMGYFTSENYDAIQLNYKGGKLSMLVLLPNESVKMSEFEKGLNIDLYNQTLAGLEREKVAVLLPKFKIETGLSLKKTLSDMGMPIAFSDAADLSGISGKNDLKISDAFHKAFIEVSEEGTTAAAATAVVIAMKSFVRKTEFIVNRPFIYILKHNGSNTILFMGKVENPNK from the coding sequence ATGAAGAAAATTACTTTCCTTTCAGTTTTTCTGATAGTTACAGTTGCTTGCAAGGCACAACAACCATCGGAGTCGGTATCGAAATTTGCATTCGATTTTTATAAATACGTTTCCAAGGATAAAAGCGAAAATGTAGTATTTGCGCCATTTAGCCTTACCCCCGCATTTGGTATGGTTGCACTTGGGGCAAAGGCCGAGACCGAGAAACAAATGTCGCAGGTGTTTTATTTTCCTGTGAATGAGCCATCGTTTCACACTGCGATGGGAAAACTTCAAAGCAAAATCCAAAAGGATGCCGGGAGTGCTGTTGATATTTGTATAACTAACCGAGTTTGGATGGAGGAAACCTTTAAGGTTAACCGTCAGTACAAAAAATTGTTGCAAAAATCGTATAACGCAAAGGTTGCCTTAACAAGTTTTATTGCTCAGCCTGATCCATCGAGGGTAAAAATTAACAAGGCCATTGAAGCCGACACAAAGAACTATATCAAGGATTTATTACCTGAAGGGAGTATTACTGATTTAACCCGTTTGGTGTTAACCAATGCCATCTACTTTAAAGGAAAATGGGAAAAGGAGTTCGACCCGAAGAAAACAACTCAGCGTGAGTTCACCCTTTCAACTGGTGAGACTATTAAGTGCGCTACAATGTTTGTGGAGGATTCGATGGGTTACTTTACAAGCGAAAATTACGATGCCATTCAGTTAAACTATAAAGGAGGAAAACTTTCAATGTTGGTTCTTTTACCCAACGAAAGCGTAAAGATGTCGGAATTTGAAAAAGGCCTAAATATCGACCTTTATAACCAAACATTGGCTGGATTAGAGCGGGAGAAAGTGGCCGTTCTTTTGCCCAAGTTCAAAATAGAGACAGGCCTATCGCTAAAGAAGACACTTAGCGACATGGGGATGCCCATTGCTTTTTCCGATGCTGCTGATTTATCGGGTATTTCTGGTAAAAACGATTTAAAAATATCCGATGCGTTCCATAAAGCATTCATCGAGGTATCGGAGGAGGGAACAACCGCTGCCGCTGCAACTGCTGTTGTAATTGCAATGAAATCTTTTGTACGAAAGACTGAATTTATTGTTAACCGCCCATTTATCTACATACTAAAACATAACGGAAGCAATACCATTCTGTTTATGGGCAAGGTGGAGAATCCCAATAAGTAG
- a CDS encoding ATP-dependent DNA helicase: protein MSRHIVNLISQGEHQTLDFKHSITDSKKIARSLVAFANTLGGILLIGVKDNGNIAGVNSDEEYYMVEAASQMYCKPEVPFEVVRWDINGKTVLEVKVKPSKKKPHKAPDKSGAYKAYVRVNDENIMASPIQLKIWKAEHHRKSISLNLSDVENNLFDYLKQHKRITVLQFSKIGFMSTIEAERTLVNLTVLGMIKFSGNIEDEYFLWIE, encoded by the coding sequence GTGAGTCGCCATATAGTTAACCTGATTAGTCAGGGCGAGCACCAAACGCTCGATTTTAAGCATTCCATAACCGATTCCAAAAAAATTGCTCGCTCCCTAGTGGCCTTTGCCAACACCTTGGGCGGAATACTGCTTATTGGAGTTAAGGATAATGGTAACATTGCTGGGGTAAACTCCGATGAGGAGTACTATATGGTTGAGGCCGCATCGCAGATGTACTGTAAGCCCGAAGTTCCGTTCGAGGTGGTTAGATGGGATATCAATGGCAAAACAGTTCTTGAGGTCAAGGTCAAGCCATCGAAAAAGAAACCGCACAAAGCACCCGACAAATCTGGGGCGTATAAGGCGTACGTTAGGGTAAACGATGAGAATATTATGGCTTCGCCAATTCAACTGAAAATATGGAAAGCCGAACACCACAGGAAATCCATCAGTTTGAATTTAAGCGATGTGGAGAATAATCTTTTTGATTATTTGAAGCAACATAAGCGGATAACCGTTCTGCAATTCAGCAAAATTGGGTTTATGTCCACTATAGAAGCTGAACGTACACTTGTAAACCTTACGGTTTTGGGGATGATAAAGTTTTCGGGAAATATTGAAGATGAGTATTTTTTGTGGATTGAATAA
- the lipA gene encoding lipoyl synthase — MSEVRKPSWLKIKLPGGEGYAQVSGIVKKHQLHTICSSGMCPNIGECWGNGVATFMILGDICTRSCKFCATATGKPLPPNPNEPHNVARSVQLMNLKYCVITSVDRDDLPDQGAAHWRETVKAIRELNPNTTIEVLIPDFDGRAELIDIFLESNPDVVGHNLETVERLSKLVRSRANYESSLKTLEYVSKRGYRAKSGIMLGLGETRDEVIKTMDDLIAVNCRMITLGQYLQPRPTNLPVERYISPEEFDEYKQIARQKGFTFAECGPLVRSSYHADKAQELVKGKCCNS, encoded by the coding sequence ATGAGTGAGGTTCGAAAACCATCGTGGCTTAAAATAAAACTACCCGGAGGCGAAGGATATGCTCAGGTGAGCGGGATAGTTAAGAAACACCAATTGCACACTATATGCAGCAGCGGAATGTGCCCAAACATTGGGGAGTGCTGGGGCAATGGTGTGGCAACTTTTATGATTTTAGGCGATATCTGCACTCGTTCCTGTAAGTTCTGCGCAACAGCCACAGGAAAGCCCTTACCTCCCAATCCCAACGAGCCACATAACGTTGCCCGTTCGGTACAGTTAATGAACCTGAAGTATTGCGTAATAACATCGGTGGATAGGGACGATTTGCCAGATCAGGGTGCAGCGCATTGGCGCGAAACCGTGAAGGCCATTCGCGAGCTGAATCCAAACACCACCATTGAGGTGTTGATTCCTGATTTTGATGGACGCGCAGAGTTAATTGATATTTTTCTAGAATCGAATCCCGATGTAGTGGGACATAACCTTGAGACGGTTGAGCGCCTATCCAAACTTGTTCGCTCAAGGGCAAACTACGAGAGTAGCCTTAAAACGCTTGAGTACGTTTCAAAACGAGGATATAGAGCAAAATCGGGAATTATGCTAGGTCTTGGCGAAACCCGCGACGAAGTCATCAAAACAATGGATGATTTAATTGCGGTTAACTGCCGAATGATTACCCTTGGACAATACCTTCAGCCCCGCCCAACAAATCTCCCTGTTGAACGTTATATATCACCAGAGGAGTTTGATGAGTATAAACAAATTGCCCGGCAAAAGGGATTTACATTTGCCGAGTGTGGACCATTGGTGCGTTCGTCGTACCACGCGGATAAGGCTCAGGAGCTGGTGAAGGGCAAATGTTGTAACAGCTAA
- the lipB gene encoding octanoyltransferase, which yields MHNVSFSDLGLIDYKEAWDYQEQLFEEVTERKLKGDGTLHYLLFCEHPHVYTLGKSGENTNLLISDEMLKRINATYYHINRGGDITYHGPGQIVVYPILNLEALGLTLKSYIHEMEQVIIDCLSDYGIKSDRLEGATGVWLDVGVKGKERKICAIGVRASRFVTMHGLAFNINTNLDYFNYINPCGFIDKGVTSMQKELGREVDYNEVKQNLKKHFAARFNFEYNQ from the coding sequence ATGCACAACGTAAGTTTTAGTGATCTTGGACTAATTGACTATAAGGAGGCATGGGATTATCAGGAGCAACTGTTTGAAGAGGTAACAGAGAGAAAATTAAAGGGTGACGGAACGTTACACTATTTGCTCTTTTGCGAGCATCCACATGTTTACACCTTAGGGAAAAGCGGTGAAAACACAAACCTGCTTATTTCCGATGAGATGCTTAAACGCATCAATGCTACGTACTATCACATAAATCGAGGAGGCGATATTACGTACCACGGTCCTGGCCAAATTGTGGTCTATCCAATTCTCAACCTGGAGGCTTTAGGCCTAACTCTTAAATCCTACATCCACGAAATGGAGCAGGTTATTATTGACTGCTTGTCCGATTATGGAATAAAATCTGACAGACTCGAAGGCGCCACAGGCGTTTGGCTCGATGTTGGAGTTAAAGGTAAAGAGCGTAAAATCTGCGCCATTGGCGTGCGTGCTAGTCGATTTGTGACAATGCACGGTTTGGCTTTCAACATCAACACAAATCTAGACTATTTCAACTACATCAACCCTTGTGGATTTATCGATAAGGGCGTAACATCCATGCAGAAGGAGCTAGGCAGAGAGGTTGATTACAACGAGGTGAAGCAAAATCTAAAGAAGCATTTTGCTGCTCGTTTCAATTTTGAGTATAACCAGTAG
- a CDS encoding single-stranded-DNA-specific exonuclease RecJ: MMEKRWVYKDQGDPELVNRLASELSIEPVLASLLVQRGVKTYDEAKRFFRPSLDDLYDPFLMKDMHNAVDRIEQAIRKGERILFYGDYDVDGTTAVALMYSFFRSRYSKIGYYIPDRYNEGYGISLKGIDFAFDNGYSLIVALDCGIKAIEKIRYATQRKIDFIICDHHLPGDQIPEAVAVLDPKRVDCPYPFKELSGCGVGFKLLQGYSRKVGIDPSELYSHIDLVAVSIASDIVPIIDENRVLAYFGLEKLNSNPSKGLKSIIKIANIEKQQLAIDDIVFRIGPRINAAGRMESGKTAVDLLCADDDTIANEVGSLIDSCNNDRKSVDRNITHEALRMIAGDSRMQHRYSTVIFNPSWHKGVVGIVASRLIETYYKPTVVLTQTGDLATGSARSVPGFDLYQAVEACSDLLENFGGHMYAAGLTMKADKVDEFKTRFEEYVSKNITPDLLTPQVDVDAKIKLSEISDKFYRILKQFQPFGPGNMAPVFSTKNVYDNGEGRLVGNEKEHLKLSIIEENNPTVYPGIAFQLAENYKGIHEHKPFNICFSLYENVFRGITTIQIRVKDIKFLE; this comes from the coding sequence ATGATGGAAAAAAGATGGGTATATAAGGATCAGGGCGATCCGGAATTGGTCAACCGCTTAGCATCGGAGCTAAGCATTGAACCAGTTTTAGCATCGCTATTGGTACAGCGTGGAGTAAAAACGTACGATGAGGCAAAGCGGTTTTTCCGCCCATCGTTGGACGATTTGTACGATCCCTTTCTGATGAAGGATATGCACAACGCTGTCGATCGCATTGAGCAGGCAATCCGTAAGGGAGAAAGAATTCTGTTCTATGGCGATTACGATGTGGATGGAACAACGGCCGTTGCGCTGATGTACTCCTTTTTCCGCAGTCGTTACTCAAAAATTGGCTATTATATTCCCGATAGGTATAACGAGGGTTATGGAATCTCCCTCAAAGGAATTGATTTTGCTTTCGACAACGGCTACTCGTTAATTGTAGCATTAGATTGTGGAATTAAGGCGATAGAGAAGATTAGGTACGCCACACAACGTAAAATCGATTTCATTATTTGCGATCACCACTTGCCCGGCGATCAAATTCCTGAGGCCGTAGCAGTGTTGGATCCAAAACGGGTTGATTGTCCTTACCCCTTTAAGGAACTATCAGGCTGTGGCGTAGGATTTAAGCTCCTTCAGGGTTACTCCCGCAAGGTTGGGATTGATCCCTCGGAGCTTTATAGCCATATCGATTTGGTTGCTGTAAGTATTGCCTCGGATATAGTTCCAATTATTGATGAGAATAGAGTTTTGGCTTACTTCGGATTGGAAAAGTTAAACTCCAATCCATCCAAAGGGCTCAAGTCAATTATCAAAATAGCCAACATAGAGAAACAGCAACTAGCTATTGATGATATTGTTTTCCGTATTGGTCCAAGAATCAATGCTGCTGGGAGGATGGAGTCGGGTAAAACTGCGGTTGACCTTCTTTGTGCTGATGACGATACCATTGCCAACGAGGTGGGTTCGCTTATAGATTCTTGCAACAACGACCGTAAAAGCGTTGACCGCAATATAACCCACGAGGCACTAAGGATGATTGCTGGGGATTCAAGGATGCAACACCGATATTCAACAGTAATATTCAACCCATCGTGGCATAAGGGTGTTGTGGGGATTGTTGCGTCGCGCTTAATAGAAACATACTACAAACCAACCGTAGTGCTTACTCAGACAGGCGATTTAGCTACAGGTTCCGCCCGTTCGGTTCCTGGGTTCGACCTTTACCAAGCGGTTGAGGCCTGCTCCGATTTACTGGAGAACTTTGGCGGACATATGTATGCCGCGGGGTTAACAATGAAAGCTGACAAGGTAGATGAGTTCAAAACACGATTTGAAGAATACGTAAGCAAGAATATTACTCCCGATTTGCTTACTCCTCAAGTTGATGTTGATGCCAAAATAAAACTTAGCGAAATAAGCGATAAGTTTTACAGGATTCTTAAGCAGTTCCAGCCATTTGGACCGGGTAATATGGCTCCAGTTTTCAGCACTAAGAATGTTTACGATAATGGCGAAGGACGTTTGGTTGGTAACGAGAAGGAACACCTGAAACTTTCGATTATTGAGGAGAATAACCCAACCGTTTACCCGGGTATTGCTTTCCAGTTAGCCGAAAATTATAAAGGAATTCACGAGCATAAACCATTCAATATTTGTTTCTCGCTTTACGAGAATGTTTTCCGTGGAATTACAACCATTCAAATTAGGGTGAAGGATATCAAGTTTCTTGAATAG
- the mcp34H-4 gene encoding methyl-accepting chemotaxis protein: MLFSIVLVGFIVYAGITKINKYYLSHIEEQMFADQKDKIKVGTHSMAISLSVVLNGTQDKEQQKIIIRNVIDAIKYEDDKSGYYFVYEGTVNIAHPDHQYIGKDLSNLKDVNNTYFIKEAYSNSLKGGGYNRLIFNKPGQGDQPKVVYAEAIPNTNYWIATGVYLDNIARTQQAINSSVNRMINRIMFILLGVVFAVIIILFIPMIGAIRHSIIAPLKTAIDVSYEVGHGNLSVPIHDGFSDEIGNLLSELNSMKQRLSQTLIKTKETIDTVKVKSKEMFGELEDIAVGANKQAATMEEISGTMSQIEEQARQISGNALETMKITKTTAQFANETSDVVKQTVKVLREITEQISIIQDIAKQTNILAINAAIEAARVGVSGKGFSVVANEVKKLAERSQAAADSIAQLSARSSSVGSKAEVMLGELMENSNKSVRLMEEVNSSVFDQTRSVTEINKAIIDIDNVIQQNAAFSEKMSVTANALVDNTEELREQIDFFTLSK, from the coding sequence ATGCTATTCTCAATAGTTTTGGTGGGTTTCATTGTTTATGCAGGTATCACAAAAATCAATAAATACTATTTAAGTCACATTGAGGAGCAAATGTTTGCCGACCAAAAAGATAAAATAAAGGTTGGAACACATTCCATGGCCATTTCCCTTAGTGTAGTTCTCAACGGAACTCAGGATAAGGAGCAACAAAAAATAATCATACGAAATGTAATTGACGCCATAAAGTACGAGGATGACAAATCGGGGTACTACTTTGTATACGAAGGAACAGTAAACATCGCCCATCCGGACCATCAGTACATTGGCAAAGATTTGTCTAACCTCAAGGATGTTAACAATACCTACTTTATAAAAGAAGCTTATTCCAACTCGCTCAAAGGCGGAGGATACAACCGATTAATATTCAACAAACCAGGGCAAGGCGATCAGCCCAAGGTTGTTTACGCCGAGGCAATTCCCAACACTAACTACTGGATTGCAACGGGTGTTTACCTCGACAATATAGCAAGAACCCAGCAGGCCATAAATTCCTCTGTAAACAGAATGATTAACAGGATAATGTTCATTCTGCTTGGAGTTGTTTTCGCGGTTATTATCATTTTGTTTATCCCAATGATTGGTGCTATACGGCACAGCATCATTGCTCCACTAAAAACCGCTATTGATGTTTCCTACGAAGTTGGACACGGAAACCTTTCTGTACCAATCCATGATGGTTTTTCCGATGAAATCGGAAATCTTCTATCGGAACTAAACTCAATGAAACAACGGTTATCTCAAACGCTCATAAAAACTAAAGAAACAATTGATACCGTTAAGGTGAAGAGCAAAGAGATGTTTGGCGAACTTGAGGATATTGCCGTTGGTGCCAACAAACAAGCTGCCACCATGGAGGAGATATCGGGAACCATGTCACAAATTGAGGAGCAGGCTAGGCAAATTTCAGGCAATGCTTTGGAAACCATGAAAATTACTAAAACCACTGCTCAGTTTGCCAACGAAACCAGCGATGTTGTTAAGCAAACCGTTAAGGTTTTACGTGAAATAACTGAGCAGATCTCCATAATTCAGGATATTGCCAAACAAACAAATATTCTTGCAATTAACGCAGCAATAGAGGCTGCAAGGGTTGGTGTAAGCGGTAAAGGTTTCTCGGTGGTGGCAAATGAGGTAAAAAAACTGGCAGAAAGAAGTCAAGCCGCCGCCGATTCAATTGCACAACTATCTGCCAGAAGTTCCTCTGTTGGTTCAAAAGCCGAAGTTATGCTTGGTGAACTAATGGAAAATTCAAATAAATCGGTTCGTTTGATGGAGGAGGTTAACTCAAGTGTGTTTGACCAAACGCGAAGCGTAACTGAAATTAATAAAGCCATTATCGATATCGATAACGTTATACAGCAAAATGCGGCCTTCTCGGAAAAGATGTCGGTTACAGCCAACGCCTTGGTCGATAATACCGAGGAACTAAGGGAGCAAATAGACTTTTTTACTCTGTCGAAATAG
- a CDS encoding 23S rRNA (uracil-5-)-methyltransferase RumA — protein sequence MGRRGKYPVLENIKIEDVAAEGKALARVNDKVLFTAFAVPGDVVDIQITNKRKSYLEGYVVNYREYSSLRTKPFCEHFGMCGGCKWQNLPYSEQLKFKQKQVVDQLTRIAKVDLPEISPILGSAKTTHYRNKLEFTFSESRWLSQEEIASGANFEQEPALGYHIPGKFDKVFDVKNCYLQPEPSNSIRLSIKKYAIENNLPFLNLRSKDGLLRNIIVRTASTGDVMVIVVVKEFNDTVKGLLNHVKNGFPQVTSLFYVENQKVNDTINDLNLVFFHGKDHILEEMEGIKFKVGPKSFYQTNSDQAYELYKVAREFADIKPEDHVYDLYTGTGTIANFVAARAKHVVGIEYVPEAIEDAKVNSEINGIINTSFFAGDIKDLLTESFMQDQGYPDVVILDPPRAGVHPDVLEAILHANPKRIVYVSCNPSTQARDIAILDKGFSVSRIQPVDMFPHTHHVENVVLMEKRD from the coding sequence ATGGGGAGACGAGGAAAATATCCTGTACTAGAGAATATCAAAATTGAGGATGTTGCAGCGGAGGGCAAGGCGCTTGCTCGTGTAAACGACAAGGTGCTATTTACAGCTTTTGCAGTGCCTGGAGATGTTGTGGATATTCAGATTACCAATAAGCGCAAGAGTTACCTTGAGGGTTATGTGGTAAATTATCGCGAGTATTCTTCATTAAGAACAAAACCTTTCTGTGAGCATTTTGGGATGTGCGGTGGATGCAAGTGGCAGAATCTCCCGTACAGTGAGCAACTAAAGTTTAAACAAAAACAGGTGGTTGATCAGCTAACAAGGATTGCCAAGGTTGATTTACCTGAGATTTCTCCAATATTGGGTTCTGCAAAAACAACTCACTACAGGAATAAACTGGAATTTACCTTTTCGGAATCGCGATGGCTGAGTCAGGAAGAGATTGCATCGGGAGCAAATTTTGAGCAGGAACCGGCGTTAGGCTATCATATTCCGGGAAAGTTCGACAAGGTTTTTGATGTGAAGAATTGCTACCTCCAGCCTGAGCCATCAAACTCAATTCGTCTTTCCATTAAAAAGTATGCAATTGAGAATAACCTTCCGTTCTTGAACCTGCGAAGCAAAGATGGATTACTTCGCAATATTATTGTTCGCACCGCATCTACCGGCGATGTAATGGTGATTGTTGTGGTTAAAGAGTTTAACGATACGGTTAAGGGATTGCTCAACCATGTAAAGAATGGATTTCCACAGGTAACCTCGTTATTTTACGTTGAAAATCAAAAGGTGAACGATACCATTAACGATTTGAATTTGGTTTTTTTCCATGGAAAGGATCATATTTTGGAGGAGATGGAGGGTATTAAATTTAAGGTAGGACCAAAATCGTTTTATCAAACCAATTCCGATCAGGCTTACGAGTTATATAAGGTTGCCAGAGAATTTGCCGATATCAAACCCGAAGATCATGTTTATGACCTATACACAGGAACTGGGACAATTGCAAACTTTGTTGCCGCAAGGGCAAAGCATGTTGTGGGGATTGAGTACGTTCCCGAGGCTATTGAGGATGCAAAAGTGAATTCGGAAATCAATGGGATTATAAATACCAGTTTTTTTGCTGGCGATATAAAAGATTTGCTCACCGAGAGTTTTATGCAGGATCAGGGCTATCCCGATGTGGTGATTCTGGATCCACCCCGAGCAGGGGTTCATCCTGATGTGCTGGAGGCAATTTTGCATGCAAATCCTAAGCGAATAGTTTATGTTAGCTGTAATCCATCAACTCAGGCACGCGATATTGCAATTCTTGATAAAGGTTTCAGTGTATCTCGCATTCAGCCAGTTGATATGTTTCCCCATACGCACCATGTGGAGAATGTAGTGTTGATGGAGAAACGCGATTAG